The genomic region attataaaactacagtAAATCGAGTTAATCTAAAAGTATCATAAATTCATCGCAATCCACACATTCTCGAAAACAAGTCGTCCGGTAagtatacaatatttacattcctataaaaatgaaatgcaaaaGCTGCTATTGTACATCTGTAAGCCTACTTTCTGTCAGTTACAGTACTTCGTCACTAATTCAAAAgccaaaaatttcaaaaacgtCTTCATCCAAAATAATCCAGGTTCTTCTTGATACGTGTGCTAAGTTTCAAATTCAACTGAGTACCACCTATTTAACTAATTAACCTAGGTACCTATAGCAACATAGACagttagaaatattattgttgatgAAGTTCTCGTTCAGCGGAAATTTCGATTCACATTTTGCCTAAAAGTATCGAGTTCTTAGTACATAGAAGAGTCAATACTGAAAGCTATTTCTTCGGCGCGTTTCCTCGGTTTGTAAGTATAGTGTGAAGCTTTGCGCAAAAAGTCAATGACAGCAATATGTACAGAGGGAGACAAAAACTGTTGCCAAACTGCTCTAACAGCCAGCCAGTACACTTTGTACAAGTTACTTATGATAGAACTAGTTCCATCTCTTTGCATTTGATTCATTGGCGGACATAGCTTCTATGTCTAGTGTCGACAGTCCATCGAGTCAGGTAACTAATCCAGAGCGCGCAGAATTTGTTTCCTTGTATGTACAGcgtaaataactataaaataaagcaCACTGCTTAAATCTACCAATTTGTGCGGACTCCGCCAATGAATCTGGATTCCTGACCCACTCTggtatttcaattacttaaCCATACTTCGTTACTTGGTCAGTCATCGGCCTCGCTTACTGTCTTTGGAAGCTATCGCGAGCTGGTTGGCGACGTGCTTCTTCCGCCGCGCGTTGCCGCAggccgcccgcgccgcctcgCACGCACAGTGCGCCGCTTGCTTGGTCGCCGCACACTCCGCACATGCGCACTGCAGCTTGTGTTGCAAGTGCGCTAGTCTTGCTCTCGCCTCCGAGAGGTTGTGACACTTCTCTTGTAAACCGAATTTAGTCTTTTCTAATACACAGTGCGCAGACTTTTCTAGTTGCGCGGCCAGTTGAGTAGCTTGTACCATTAGCTTGTGCTGCAAGTATtagaacaaagaaaattgtGTCTTAAGGTAAATTCAAGCGGAACTAACTATACAATCACGTAGTAACAGCGTTAATATCGACAGTAGTCACGAAAGGATAGATAATAAAAGGTCTAAAGGTAATGATTTGAaagtaaacaacaaaattaaagatAGTTTAACAGTTATGTTTATTTGagataaaattgattataaagTTTCATTTACACTTTTATCCACCAttctaaaactgaaaattatttttttttaccaccACCAGAGCACAGGCATGATAATAGTTTTCCTGAATATGCTCTAAAACAAACTGGCACACATGACAAGATAGCTGCTGAGGCGATAAATGTGCACAAGGACATGCAAATCATTGTGCTACCAACTTCCCTTCAATGTGGTTGATGTTCACTGGTGATGGATGAAATTGTCTTGCCGTCCACTTGTCTAGACCCTTTGAAAAAGAGAAAGCAAAGTTTTACGAAGCGTCCAGTAACGTAAATCAGGCACTTCAACAATTACTACCAAATAACGTTGGAATTAGAAACAGTGATCAGAATGTGGTAGTAACCGTAATGAATTCgccattcaattgtttttttaaatacttcgtAAAACTTTGGATTCCTTTTCATCTAGTTGGGTAGGAATTGTTGAAGGTACACCGAtggtaatttaataaacaagaaGAATAAACTTCttgtatgtataaaatgttCTACTATAAATATTACGTTACTACAGTGTCGCAAATCGGTACGAATGATTTGCGTAAGGGGTAAGGATGATCCCAAAAATTCTTAAGACTGAAACAAGTTTTTCGGCTCACCTGAGCAGTGGCTTGCTGTGCAACTTGCACCGCAGCGTTGACAGTCCCTTGTTGCTGATGCACTGCAGCCGTGTTCTCCGCAACAACTGCCTCGGCCTCCTTCACTTCTTGCTGCAGTTGTTCCACCACAGCTTGCTTGCCAGCAAGAGCAGCCTCAGCCGCTTTGGCTGCTTGTAATGCCTTCTCAGCTAGTTGAGtttttacctaaaatattaaaacaatgaccAGAAGAGTTACGAGTCACTACAGTTCATTAAAAGTAGGTTAACATTGATGAAATTATAATAGCCTAGTGGTAAAATTgcaggactgccaagtcaaaggtcccaagttcgatcccaaggcatCGCCGAGGCCGAAAATTGGTCaggacaatattattataaaacattaacgTTATATTGTGTTGTAACACAGAATGTACCTAAAGCagaaaactatttcaatttgTCTGTGGGCAtgaataagaaacttattaacTTGTTGAGTGACATGTCAATCAAGatttgtttatagttttgttcattatttatgtattagatGATTCAGATTGTTTTCTTAATCATGTGTTCACTGTCTTTCATCTTTGTCATGATTGTCATGTCTCTGTCACACGCACAGcaagtatttatttagagaTCACACAACACTCCATAGTTTTCGCTGTACTTACCATATGAGCTGCCTGGGCTCCTGCAGCGTTTTGTGCCGCTTGTGCAGCTTTCGCTTCCGCAGCTGCTTTCTGTGCTATACTTGACGCGCACTTTCCCTTACAGTCCCTCGGGGTTTCCCTTACTCTATTGTCCTTTTTGCCCTGCAGTTGCTGGGCCAACTGCGGCAAGTCTGGCTGCTTATCTAATGCCGATCTTCTCTCCGGGAACCCCCACACTGACGCACAAGTCAGCAACAAACACACCCACAGTCTCATTTATACACAATTTGTTAACCTACGAGTTTATATCGGCAATATTATATTGCCCACGCGGCCCTAAAAGACTACATAAGTTTTTTCCTTTCATAGAATGGTGGATAAGAAATTTTTCCTCAGGACTTGTGACACAAACAAATCACGATCAGGTGGTTTGACAGAATGACATTGATAgttctaaattttaatttctttcacTTCTATAATCATAACTTTTAGTtcgtatttacttttaatagatATTGATACTTCTTTAGTCTATCTATAAATAGTGACATTGGTTTTATCTCTGCTTGAATCGCTTCTCATCATATCAGTGATGTCCCCAACAATCgcgtttcattaaatttttttttttttattgtttactaaaaAGCTCCATTTTATGAATTGATTTTTGAGGACCCACAGATTGGCCTCATAAGAAAAGACAAGGTCCTGGATGGATCAGAAGTAGGTAGCTTTATATCaaatcatctttattttaaaatattagtttagcaGGATGGGTATTAACTAAGAAACTATGCATATGTGGCAgccttattaaataatgaaacatgaACGAATTTTCAATCCCTATACATTTTACTGGcagcaaatacattttttaacagAATAGAACATTCAAATAATGACATAGTTACGAACTGTCAATCAACAACTTGTCATGGCTTAAATTTTGTGTGAAAATTTGGGATTTATAGAAACCCGGTAAAATTATGTGTGCTTTCATTTTATCCCTCAGTTCGGATAGCAGCATAACAGAGGCTTGATCGGTCGCCTCCTATTTCCTTTTGGATGCACACATTGTCACCTGATTCTTGGGAAATTCTGTTTTAAGGTCTGTATTATTTTTGACTTCATCTTCTTTAGTATTGTCTTCTTTATTCAGCCactttttttctcttaaagAATTGAGTAGTTTATTGTCTTATGTTCCATTCTGGCCTGGTCTGTTGTTCTAGTGGTTAGTGTCCCTGCTTGCTTCACctgaggtcgtgggttcgattcccacacagGACTAATAATTGTGTTATAAGAATTACGATCATTCCTTCTTTATCTGGgcgtaatttatttgtattacatgtatttagaaatatataagtaagttcaTATGTTGTTAGTACTGCTCTGCTTAGTTAgcgactagatggcgctgtgtgaaagttgcgaaacattatattattctttaaatgtGTATGTAACCACCGACACATAAGCGATGAGGGCTTATATTGCATCTGATTTGAAagacataataaacatttattcttCAAAGTGTAGGCGTGATTTGAGGCTGGTAGTAATGTCTACTGAATTGAAACTTCTGCTATGTTTTCGCACTGTCTAATTTTGGTGCATTTGGATGCCGGAACCATATCTTAGACTGGCATTCAACGAATAAAAAAGCTGATTATCAGTAATAATATGTGTGCCGGCAgaggaaattaattttacatagaGAACAATATCTTAGAAGTAATAGAAGTGTTCAGTTGGGCTTAGAGTTTTGAATACCCATTCAGATTTTCAACGTATATCTAAATATAAGAGAAAGCGTTTTCATTCATTTGCATTCAACTGTCTTTCCAGAACAGCGTGGGGCGTCTGGTATCAAAAGTGCACCTCACAAAGGCATTTCCCGCATCCGCTCGCCAACACATTGCTCTGAGTCTTTCGAAGGAGCCCAGCATCGCAGCGCCGCTGTCGCCAACCACCGTCGACGTGAACAAGCAAGGTGGCTGCCGTAGCCAGGACTTGAAAAATGATTTGCCTCTCTTTGTACGCCCTGATCGCTTCTGCCACGATCCTAGCGTGCGTTCCAGTCTGCTACAGACAGTTTGAGATGCACAAGTTTGTCAAGTGCCTTCGGAAATAGGAATAATGATAATTTGCATGAGTTGCATGACGGCGATCATCGCGGTTGGTTGTATAGCCTGTGGCCCTGTAGTATTGGACGCGTTGTGGCCTAAGTGTCCGAGCAGAAACAAGAAGGACGTACCGATGCCATGCAAGAGCCCCTGCTGCCCGAAGCGATCTCACGCAAGCtgagaaattaatttgtattgtaagatgtattaaatatttatatccgctatgattttatgtttgtaatttcAACTTTGTTCTTGGATCGATTGTAACATCTTATTGAACACATGTATTGGCAGAAGATATAGCTGTAAATAGATTCCATACTCATAAAATATCCATTACTTATAATgactgatttgtttatttgagagtgtaaaaaataagcactatatatttagaattttacttttatgaactttgtgtacaaaaatagataaataaaaacgtcGTGCATTTACCTAATAAAACTGGTGGGCTAAACTGTCGTTTTTCATTGAAACctaaacttacaaaaaacatAGCACTTTTCTATCGATAGTCGAATTCGTATAATACGAAAACTGAGTAATCTAATAGTGGAGAATCACATGAGTCATATATAACAACTATTCTCCCAGTTGAGCCAGCAGATAAAGTAGAAGGTTCCTAGCATGCTTAGTTATCTAACATTGACAAACCTTGATGTATCTTGTAAATCTGGCTCATAAAGCTGACTTCGGCCTTATTTAGGCCTGGTTTTAAACAAAAGTTTCGCTGTAAACGAAagaaactagttttaatttagaattattcCACTGCCACTATCTTGCACcaccaattttattgattttttcatATATACATCTGATATATACATACACAGATAATTCAAGAGCAGCTCTTTAAGTTTTcttaagtaaaatgtattttaactctatttttaatcgtttttcCAATCCATCCATCCAACAGTCGACTTCCAGTtaaaccagatgcagctaagtagcAGACGCTACTCGTATCAATGCTCTTGCGCGATCACATCTTCCCGTTTCACTGAGATACGCTGGCGCTGTCGTGGCGGCTGTTGAGAGTCTCAAACAGCACAAGTATAGCAACCAAGTTGGTAACTACTGGGTTGAAACTCTAGGTCCGTTGAGCAGTtgatatatataaaactagtaatttttgaatggaatccctcgaaaataataattttccctgttgtttccacatttttcattgtatcttcggtcctattagtcgcagcgtgatggtcaaaaaccttcctcgatgaatgctctattcaacacagaaagattttttcaatttgaaccagtagttcctgagatcagcgcgttcaaacaaacaaacaaacaaacaaacaaacaaacaaacaaacaaactcttcagctttatatattagtatagaagtatagattctcAAGTCACGgagtacgtaattgaactcctccgaaacggcatGTCTGCGAATCGGAAAACATCTACTTTTTAAgctccgatttttttttatgattcgttatttttaatttgtgtcacaaaacaacgtttgctgggatagttagtaattttatcaatatttaggATAtagtaacataacattttaaatcagCTATAGGTTAATATTATacgtatgtataattttaacagGCAGTCTTACAATAGGCAGATTTGATATTCCTGAAATCCGTATTTCTActttaattaatagtattattaCTTAAGGGATGACTAGAAAATAAGCAGGTACTAACTCGAttcgaaatatattaattaatagttttctaataaaatggCCTGTCCTGCGGCAGGAGCACGGGGCGTATACCGcgtcatgcaaatattaatgacatcattcgtcgtgctcttgtcactgctggtgtacctgccgttttagaacccaatggtttggtacgcaacgatggtaagagacctgacggaatgtcattgctgccttggaaattgggtcggcctttggtgtgggacgcgacatgcgtcgacaccctcccgccatcccatgttctaagttcagcggtctcgccgggcgctgctgctggagccgcggaagccctaaaacggcggaaatataataaccttgttggtaattatatttttgagccgtttagggtcgaaacgttcgggacatggggaccaggtgcacgagttctttataaagaactcgcaaagcgtttggtcgactctacacgtgatcagaaggctggtctatattttgcccaaagaattagcattgccatacaacgtggcaatgcagccagccttctgggcacgtttcccgactttggcagggatgaggatatcttttttgacgctttgtaaataatgcatatttttctttttatattatatagctttcaaaatgtaaatattagtttagtttagttcctagatactactaattttagatgattaagaaggttaaatattttttaattaattgtatacaaataaaacctcattcaCATACATCTGACAAATTAGCCGTAGGACCTCACCACTTCTAGCAGGTGACATTGACagagttttaaaaagaaattttaaatttagaaatatgGTGATGTTTCGTTTCGTGTCATAAACCGGGCGAAATTTTTCATGTGAATAAAATTTCTGTAAAAACAATATGCATGTTAAATTACTGTGGAATGTCGCTAGGATAATCTTGATATCGGGATTATCTTTTGGCGTCtgattaatacaaaataaatgttagagaAGTTGCCGTGCCCTGTCTAGAAATAGCTGGCCTTTACATGTAAGTATCACAATCTGTACCTGTACTCCTTGCCTGTAACAAAACTGCCTAAATCCTTACACACTATAATTTCTCCAACGAATCTAA from Trichoplusia ni isolate ovarian cell line Hi5 chromosome 12, tn1, whole genome shotgun sequence harbors:
- the LOC113499400 gene encoding uncharacterized protein LOC113499400, which codes for MRLWVCLLLTCASVWGFPERRSALDKQPDLPQLAQQLQGKKDNRVRETPRDCKGKCASSIAQKAAAEAKAAQAAQNAAGAQAAHMVKTQLAEKALQAAKAAEAALAGKQAVVEQLQQEVKEAEAVVAENTAAVHQQQGTVNAAVQVAQQATAQHKLMVQATQLAAQLEKSAHCVLEKTKFGLQEKCHNLSEARARLAHLQHKLQCACAECAATKQAAHCACEAARAACGNARRKKHVANQLAIASKDSKRGR